One Lachnospiraceae bacterium C1.1 genomic region harbors:
- a CDS encoding L-serine ammonia-lyase, iron-sulfur-dependent, subunit alpha, translating to MSDTLFSKKIMDNYTKILRNELIPAMGCTEPIAIAYASSMARKVLNEEPVHITINCSGNMIKNVKGVKVPNSGGQRGIEVAAALGVVGGDPDKVLEVIAGVTDDDREKTRELVGKDFCDCNYVENVPNLYIQAIVKGKEHEAEVVISEHHTNISLIKRDGKVLMENGNKTDDSETINLGDRSLMKLDSLLDYANQVDLAEVRDILDRQIEMNSAISQEGLDNAWGASVGKTILENFGNNVKTRACAAAAAGSDARMSGCPMPVVINSGSGNQGITVTMPVIVYAKELCVSDEKRMRALIVANLVSIYIKHYIGALSAFCGAVSAACGAGAAITFMSGGDYAHIAKTITNTLANVGGIVCDGAKSSCAAKIAASVNAAMLAHYMSMKDKSFQPGEGIVETDVEETIKNMGYIGKVGMKPTDKEILNVMTDRVDVNACL from the coding sequence ATGTCGGATACTTTGTTCAGCAAAAAAATAATGGATAATTATACGAAAATTTTGAGGAATGAACTGATCCCTGCGATGGGATGTACAGAACCGATCGCCATTGCATATGCATCATCGATGGCGCGAAAGGTATTAAATGAGGAGCCGGTTCACATTACAATAAACTGCTCCGGAAATATGATAAAAAATGTAAAGGGAGTGAAGGTTCCGAATTCAGGCGGTCAGCGCGGAATAGAAGTTGCAGCGGCACTGGGAGTAGTCGGCGGTGATCCGGATAAGGTACTTGAGGTAATAGCGGGAGTTACCGATGATGACCGGGAAAAAACAAGAGAGCTCGTAGGTAAAGATTTCTGTGACTGCAACTACGTTGAAAATGTTCCGAATCTTTATATACAGGCGATCGTAAAGGGTAAAGAGCACGAGGCGGAGGTTGTTATTTCAGAGCATCATACAAACATTTCTCTTATAAAGAGAGATGGAAAGGTGCTTATGGAAAACGGCAATAAGACAGATGATTCCGAGACTATCAATTTAGGTGACAGAAGTCTAATGAAACTCGATAGTCTTTTAGATTATGCAAATCAGGTAGATCTGGCTGAGGTCAGGGATATTTTAGATCGACAGATAGAGATGAATTCTGCGATATCGCAGGAAGGACTTGATAATGCCTGGGGTGCGAGCGTCGGAAAAACGATACTTGAGAATTTCGGAAATAACGTGAAGACTCGTGCCTGTGCGGCAGCGGCTGCAGGATCAGATGCGAGGATGTCTGGCTGTCCGATGCCGGTGGTTATTAACTCTGGTTCCGGCAACCAGGGAATAACGGTCACAATGCCGGTGATCGTATATGCAAAAGAGCTTTGTGTCTCGGATGAAAAGCGCATGAGGGCTCTTATCGTCGCTAATCTGGTATCGATCTATATCAAGCATTATATAGGTGCTTTATCGGCTTTCTGCGGAGCTGTAAGTGCTGCCTGCGGAGCCGGCGCGGCGATCACTTTCATGAGCGGTGGAGATTATGCTCATATTGCAAAAACCATTACAAATACGCTCGCAAATGTAGGCGGAATAGTCTGCGACGGGGCAAAATCCAGTTGTGCGGCAAAGATCGCAGCCTCTGTGAATGCAGCAATGCTAGCACATTATATGAGTATGAAGGATAAATCCTTCCAGCCTGGTGAGGGCATAGTAGAAACGGATGTTGAAGAGACCATTAAAAACATGGGATATATCGGCAAAGTGGGGATGAAGCCGACAGATAAAGAAATCCTTAATGTCATGACAGACAGGGTGGATGTGAATGCCTGCCTTTAA
- a CDS encoding methyl-accepting chemotaxis protein: MYALNASIEAARAGEAGRGFAVVATEIYRLNFRLPSANSNRNDIYSFPGSRRTSRGILW, from the coding sequence ATGTATGCACTTAATGCCTCTATAGAAGCCGCCCGCGCAGGCGAGGCAGGACGAGGATTTGCAGTTGTGGCAACTGAGATCTATCGGCTGAACTTCAGGCTACCGTCGGCAAATTCAAACCGGAATGATATCTATTCGTTTCCAGGTTCCCGGCGAACCTCTCGTGGCATTCTCTGGTAA
- a CDS encoding IS110 family transposase codes for MAPSSETKEFSTLIQDLIALREWIVSCDCHDVAMESTGIYWIPVYETLETAFDGNINLLVVNPRHMKNVPGKKTDIRDAEWISSLLRAGLLNASFIPSKEIREFRDLNRYRKSITEDITRQKNRIEKFLQASGFRLSSFLSNIFGVSGRNIIHHLMEHGNITRDDIDKCLKTQTRNHIDEILMSVNGTLSDHQRMFLKTLMQHYETLNQHLSEVEVLLQKDMESFESHVEQLCSIYGISTIAACAIIAEIGTDMSHFKTAEHICSWAGLSPGNNESAGKRKHAHITKGNPYVKSMLCEISWVIAGKRKTYLSGWYWRLKQKKGAKKAIIALARKLLVIIYTMFKKGTMYDESHFTSRRISQEKRLINHYRKELEKRGYHIEANA; via the coding sequence ATTGCGCCATCATCTGAAACAAAAGAATTCTCGACTTTGATTCAAGATCTCATAGCATTACGTGAATGGATCGTATCATGTGATTGTCATGATGTTGCTATGGAAAGCACCGGAATATATTGGATTCCAGTGTACGAAACTCTTGAAACTGCATTTGATGGTAATATAAACCTTTTAGTTGTTAATCCTCGCCATATGAAAAATGTCCCCGGAAAGAAAACCGATATTCGCGACGCGGAATGGATTTCTTCACTTCTTCGTGCCGGACTTCTTAACGCAAGCTTTATTCCAAGTAAAGAAATCCGTGAGTTCCGTGATTTGAACCGCTACAGAAAAAGCATCACCGAAGATATTACTCGTCAAAAGAACAGAATCGAGAAATTTCTTCAGGCTTCCGGATTCAGGCTATCCTCATTTCTTTCAAATATCTTTGGTGTATCAGGTCGTAACATAATACATCACCTTATGGAACATGGAAATATTACACGTGACGATATTGATAAATGCCTTAAGACTCAGACAAGAAATCATATAGATGAAATCCTTATGTCAGTTAATGGCACATTGTCTGATCATCAGCGTATGTTCTTAAAGACCTTAATGCAGCATTATGAAACACTAAATCAACATCTATCCGAAGTTGAAGTCCTCTTGCAAAAGGACATGGAGTCCTTCGAATCTCATGTGGAGCAGCTATGCAGCATTTATGGAATCAGTACCATTGCAGCTTGTGCAATAATAGCAGAAATAGGTACGGACATGTCTCATTTCAAAACCGCCGAGCATATCTGTTCATGGGCCGGATTAAGTCCTGGCAATAACGAGAGTGCCGGGAAACGAAAACATGCTCACATAACCAAAGGTAATCCTTATGTCAAATCCATGCTCTGTGAAATTTCCTGGGTGATAGCAGGCAAACGAAAAACCTATCTCTCTGGATGGTATTGGCGACTCAAACAGAAAAAAGGAGCAAAGAAGGCAATCATAGCCTTAGCAAGAAAACTATTGGTCATAATATATACAATGTTCAAGAAAGGAACAATGTACGATGAAAGCCATTTTACATCAAGACGAATCAGCCAAGAAAAACGACTAATAAATCATTATCGTAAAGAGTTAGAAAAACGCGGTTATCATATCGAAGCTAATGCATAA
- a CDS encoding IS4 family transposase, translated as MTHDKIKNLLNSAIDSVSSSVSDYAKNPAKDFSRDRKLPPGKLMRFLIAEGSSATKNELLDFFGMDTQSPSSSAFFQQREKLKPEAMKKIFDSFTGSIPSCNGSYPGYRIIAADGSTASYFSHDKYSPPDEYFISPGKSIKGAYSIHINAFQDLDSNLYTDALLQPIRHKDEFRAFCTIVDRHPVVPGSKNIYIGDRGYCSYNNMAHVIQNEQYFLFRAKDIHQKGLVGKFDFPDDETFDITVNVTLVRSQSSKVDCGDTYRRFIDAATSFDYLEYGSKDTYPISFRVVRIKLSDDSYECLVTNLPADEFPPKRLKNLYYARWGIESSFRKLKYTIGLSNFHSYKPELIMQEIWSRLIAYNLTEAMINSTVIRKAKRKHSYKVNFSVAAHICRVFLRLSAEENPIDVMALLARELIPIREDRKYSRLQTAHFRKPRYFIYRAA; from the coding sequence ATGACCCACGACAAAATCAAAAATCTTTTAAATTCTGCAATCGACTCTGTCTCATCTTCTGTTTCTGATTACGCTAAGAACCCTGCCAAGGATTTTTCACGTGATCGAAAACTTCCGCCCGGGAAGCTGATGCGCTTCTTGATTGCCGAAGGTTCTTCGGCTACAAAAAACGAGCTGCTTGACTTCTTTGGTATGGATACGCAATCACCGTCTTCTTCCGCGTTCTTCCAGCAACGTGAAAAACTCAAACCAGAAGCAATGAAGAAAATATTTGACAGTTTCACTGGATCAATTCCATCGTGCAATGGCAGTTACCCGGGATACCGGATTATTGCTGCAGACGGTTCCACCGCATCTTATTTCAGCCACGACAAGTATTCTCCTCCGGATGAATATTTCATCTCTCCTGGCAAATCAATCAAGGGAGCATACAGCATCCATATCAATGCTTTTCAGGACCTGGACTCCAATCTATATACGGATGCCCTCCTGCAGCCGATCCGCCATAAAGATGAGTTCCGTGCTTTCTGCACCATCGTTGACCGTCATCCCGTTGTACCCGGCTCTAAAAATATCTATATAGGCGACAGGGGCTACTGCTCTTATAACAACATGGCCCATGTCATCCAGAATGAGCAGTATTTTCTGTTCAGGGCAAAGGACATCCACCAAAAAGGCCTCGTGGGGAAGTTTGACTTTCCTGATGATGAGACATTTGATATCACCGTAAATGTCACTCTTGTGAGGAGTCAGTCCTCGAAAGTCGACTGCGGTGATACTTATCGACGCTTCATTGATGCCGCAACTTCATTTGATTACCTTGAGTATGGTTCAAAAGACACATACCCGATCTCATTCCGTGTGGTTAGAATCAAACTCTCGGATGATAGTTATGAATGCCTTGTCACTAACCTGCCTGCTGATGAGTTTCCTCCCAAACGTCTAAAAAATCTTTATTATGCCAGATGGGGCATAGAATCCTCCTTCAGGAAGCTGAAATACACCATCGGGCTGAGCAATTTCCATTCATACAAACCAGAACTTATTATGCAGGAAATCTGGAGCCGTCTTATAGCTTATAACCTGACTGAGGCGATGATAAACAGCACTGTCATCAGGAAAGCCAAGAGGAAACATTCCTACAAGGTGAATTTCAGCGTTGCTGCCCACATATGCAGGGTCTTCCTCCGCCTCTCCGCGGAGGAAAACCCAATTGATGTGATGGCGCTTCTCGCAAGAGAACTGATACCCATACGGGAGGACAGGAAATACAGCCGTCTGCAAACTGCGCATTTCCGAAAACCGCGATATTTTATTTATCGTGCCGCATAG
- a CDS encoding DUF4118 domain-containing protein — MGKKLDEEERILVCLSTSPSNIKVITAAAKMAKAFHAMLTAIYVKPTDYDELPQSDKDRLQSNIRLAEQSGASVITIIGNDVPVQIAEYAHISGANKIVVGRSGARRQHFWSKAPLTEMIILNAPDVDIYIIPDSRVDLMHHKIKINLKNQMRLTFKDSIMTLLFLIASTAAGFVFKLLGFSEANIITGFILGVLMTAVVTISPLYSVVSSLASVLLFNYFFIEPTYSFHTYETEYAVTFMIMLISSLITGSLANRLKANARQSSREAFRAKVLFDTNQLLQKAEQAEDVIRITTRQIITLLDSSVVVYTPVGIKKPGDAVEMEAARYGKSYFEADENEAEIAEWVFNNHRAAGANTEKYGKANSLYYPISINQYCYGVVGIYLNGERLEGFEYSVFESILGECALAMESLRNAAEKEEAAVAMRNEQLRANLLRSISHDIRTPLTSISGNAGNLLYNYDQLDNDTLKQIFMDIYNDSEWLTGLVENLLSISKIENGQMDLHLSPDIVNDVIEEALRHIDKKSNKHNIIFLPSNDIMIAKMDARLVIQVIINLVNNAINNTQVGSTIQIKSELKDGFVCVGVIDDGPGIPDDIKPHIFGVSEKSG; from the coding sequence ATGGGGAAAAAATTAGATGAAGAAGAGCGAATATTGGTTTGTCTTTCTACATCACCTTCCAATATAAAAGTCATTACTGCAGCGGCAAAGATGGCTAAGGCATTTCATGCCATGCTGACGGCAATCTACGTTAAGCCGACAGATTATGATGAGCTTCCTCAATCCGATAAGGACAGGCTTCAAAGCAATATAAGGCTTGCAGAGCAAAGTGGAGCCTCGGTTATAACGATAATAGGAAATGATGTTCCGGTACAAATAGCGGAATATGCACACATATCAGGAGCAAACAAAATAGTCGTAGGAAGAAGCGGGGCAAGGCGACAGCACTTTTGGAGCAAGGCACCGCTTACGGAGATGATTATTTTGAATGCTCCTGATGTTGATATTTATATAATTCCTGATTCAAGAGTTGATCTGATGCATCACAAGATAAAGATCAATTTAAAGAATCAGATGAGGCTGACGTTCAAGGATTCAATAATGACACTGCTGTTTTTGATCGCATCTACCGCTGCCGGATTTGTTTTTAAGCTTTTGGGCTTCTCGGAAGCTAATATTATAACAGGATTCATCCTTGGAGTTCTGATGACGGCAGTAGTAACTATCAGTCCTCTATACAGCGTGGTCAGCTCTCTTGCAAGTGTATTGCTTTTTAATTATTTTTTCATTGAACCTACGTACAGCTTTCATACGTATGAAACTGAATATGCGGTTACTTTCATGATAATGCTCATATCTTCACTTATCACGGGATCACTGGCAAACAGGCTTAAGGCTAATGCAAGACAGTCATCGCGTGAAGCTTTTCGTGCAAAAGTACTTTTCGATACTAATCAGCTTCTTCAGAAGGCGGAGCAGGCGGAGGATGTTATCAGGATAACTACAAGGCAGATAATAACTCTTCTCGACAGCTCTGTTGTGGTATATACTCCGGTAGGGATAAAGAAGCCGGGAGATGCTGTAGAGATGGAGGCAGCCCGCTATGGTAAGTCTTATTTTGAAGCAGATGAAAATGAGGCGGAGATTGCGGAATGGGTATTTAATAATCATAGGGCGGCAGGAGCCAATACAGAGAAGTACGGCAAGGCAAACTCTCTGTATTATCCGATCAGCATTAACCAGTATTGCTATGGTGTGGTAGGTATATATCTTAATGGTGAACGGCTGGAGGGATTTGAATACAGCGTTTTTGAGTCCATACTCGGAGAGTGTGCACTTGCAATGGAAAGCTTGAGAAATGCTGCAGAAAAGGAGGAAGCGGCTGTTGCGATGAGAAATGAACAGCTAAGGGCAAATCTGCTGAGATCTATCTCGCACGATATCCGTACTCCGCTTACATCCATATCAGGTAATGCTGGCAATCTGCTGTATAATTATGATCAATTGGATAATGATACACTAAAGCAGATCTTTATGGATATTTATAATGATTCGGAATGGCTTACAGGTCTTGTAGAGAATCTTTTATCTATTTCCAAAATCGAAAACGGTCAGATGGACCTGCACCTGTCACCGGATATTGTAAATGATGTCATAGAAGAGGCGTTAAGGCATATCGACAAAAAATCAAATAAACACAATATCATATTTCTGCCGAGCAATGATATAATGATAGCCAAAATGGATGCAAGACTGGTGATTCAGGTCATCATCAATCTTGTCAATAATGCAATTAACAATACGCAGGTTGGCTCAACAATTCAGATTAAAAGTGAACTGAAAGACGGTTTTGTATGTGTGGGCGTGATTGATGACGGGCCGGGTATTCCAGACGATATCAAACCACACATTTTTGGGGTATCCGAAAAAAGTGGTTGA
- a CDS encoding potassium transporter TrkG, which translates to MSSGFFRIRLSSFQLVILGFWSVIFAGTLLLMLPAAANSGCSTPFADALFTATSAVCVTGLVVRDTALHWSYFGQSVILVLIQIGGLGVVAVSTFIVYITGMKISLLQRSMLQESFCAHQIGGIVKISGFIFRSVLIVELVGALIMLPVFCSNYGLKGIWMAFFHSVSAFCNAGFDLMGDKTGEFTSLTAFGTNAGIILPICLLIVFGGIGFMTWNDAAVNKFNFKRYTMQSKVVIVTTGLLIVIPFIILFFWEYAGYPLMQRVSLALFQAITPRTAGFNTADMSTLSGVGRLLIISLMLIGGSPGSTAGGMKTTTIAVLTANALAVFRRKKNVELFGRNIEAGAIGSAATLMMMYVFLALAGAAVISAKDGITIGDCLFETASAIGTVGLSTGITPSLSLSSHIVLILFMFLGRVGGLTLMFAAISHPKVEVSHCPAEKINVG; encoded by the coding sequence ATGAGTAGCGGTTTTTTTAGAATACGATTATCATCCTTTCAGCTTGTGATTTTAGGGTTTTGGAGTGTAATATTTGCAGGCACACTATTACTTATGCTGCCGGCTGCGGCAAATAGCGGATGCAGTACTCCATTTGCAGATGCTCTGTTTACTGCGACATCAGCGGTATGCGTTACCGGTCTTGTAGTTCGTGATACAGCTTTGCACTGGTCTTACTTCGGTCAGTCTGTGATACTGGTGTTGATACAGATTGGTGGACTTGGGGTAGTAGCTGTTTCGACCTTTATCGTATATATAACCGGAATGAAGATTTCTTTGCTGCAGCGCAGTATGCTTCAGGAAAGCTTTTGTGCTCATCAGATCGGAGGAATCGTAAAAATATCGGGTTTTATATTCAGGTCGGTACTGATAGTCGAATTAGTTGGAGCTCTCATAATGCTTCCTGTTTTTTGCAGTAATTACGGTTTAAAAGGTATATGGATGGCATTTTTTCATTCAGTATCGGCTTTTTGCAATGCCGGATTTGATTTGATGGGAGACAAAACGGGAGAGTTTACTTCACTGACAGCATTTGGAACTAACGCAGGAATAATTCTTCCTATATGCCTTTTGATAGTATTTGGAGGAATTGGATTTATGACATGGAATGATGCAGCTGTCAATAAATTCAATTTTAAGAGATATACGATGCAGAGTAAGGTTGTGATTGTTACGACCGGACTGCTTATAGTAATACCGTTTATTATTTTATTCTTCTGGGAATATGCCGGTTATCCTCTTATGCAAAGAGTAAGCCTTGCATTATTTCAGGCAATAACTCCGAGAACGGCAGGTTTCAATACTGCTGATATGTCAACATTATCCGGTGTCGGACGCCTCCTGATCATATCTTTGATGCTGATAGGAGGTTCTCCCGGGTCGACAGCGGGAGGAATGAAGACAACAACGATTGCGGTTCTCACAGCTAATGCTCTGGCAGTGTTTCGCAGGAAGAAAAATGTGGAGCTTTTTGGAAGAAATATAGAGGCAGGTGCGATAGGCAGCGCTGCAACACTTATGATGATGTATGTGTTTCTTGCGTTGGCAGGAGCGGCTGTAATAAGCGCTAAAGATGGAATTACGATTGGAGACTGCCTGTTTGAGACAGCTTCTGCTATTGGAACGGTAGGACTGTCAACGGGGATAACTCCATCACTTAGTCTTAGTTCACATATTGTACTGATCCTTTTTATGTTTTTGGGAAGGGTCGGAGGATTGACACTGATGTTTGCGGCAATAAGTCATCCGAAAGTAGAAGTGTCGCATTGCCCGGCAGAAAAAATTAATGTCGGCTGA
- a CDS encoding dicarboxylate/amino acid:cation symporter, with amino-acid sequence MKSYICGSNQKEIPKAMDYIKECLEQKKIDKKKRIRPLLVAEEILDELCRNAEEGSRIRIDVVGIMGSIEIRYSCKGKEFYVSDIEEKLLFEKSNSDNDEANAAIRGLIDRLFSNTLGIRNDKGVNHVNQIVVKSSYATLIYTLSALALGVITGLLIQSFLPAAAGKAISGYVFTPIYTVFINALKMIVAPLVFFSIAASISEFSDMKALGRLAGRVIILYVITSVIAICVGTLTYTIFPIGNPELVSAVDAEAASATIAKGESVTVSIKDTLVGIVPSDVITPFQKSDMLQIIFMAVLLGTSAAALAIKVPLLRDIIRALDKAFSKITGGIVTFIPLIVFCSMAKMMISMNLTSLKDVIVWIPVVYFGDALMICVYLLILLIVGRLNPIRFLGNYYPAMLSGFTLASSNAALPSSIKQCERMGISEKVYAFSLPLGATINMDGSCITLIITALYFARIYGLPVTANMLLSLFISIIVLSMGSPGVPGGNLVCLTLLVPQIGVPAEAISLIMGLYPVIGMMQTMANVTGDAVVTAVTANNVGMLDKEKYNK; translated from the coding sequence ATGAAATCTTATATATGTGGAAGCAATCAAAAAGAGATTCCTAAGGCCATGGACTATATTAAGGAATGTCTTGAACAGAAAAAGATCGATAAGAAAAAAAGAATACGTCCCCTGCTGGTCGCAGAAGAGATACTGGATGAGCTGTGCCGGAATGCGGAGGAAGGAAGCCGGATAAGGATTGATGTCGTCGGCATTATGGGTAGTATTGAGATCCGCTACAGCTGTAAAGGAAAAGAATTCTATGTATCAGATATCGAAGAAAAATTGCTCTTTGAAAAAAGCAATTCCGATAATGATGAAGCCAATGCGGCCATACGCGGACTGATTGATAGGCTTTTCAGCAATACGCTCGGTATACGAAATGACAAGGGAGTAAACCATGTAAACCAGATTGTGGTCAAGTCATCTTACGCGACCCTTATTTATACACTTTCCGCACTGGCTCTTGGTGTGATCACAGGACTACTTATACAGTCTTTTCTGCCCGCTGCAGCAGGCAAAGCTATTTCCGGATACGTTTTCACGCCGATCTATACAGTATTTATCAACGCCCTTAAAATGATCGTTGCGCCGCTTGTCTTTTTCTCAATAGCAGCCAGTATCTCGGAGTTTTCGGATATGAAGGCTTTAGGCCGCCTGGCGGGAAGGGTGATCATACTGTATGTAATAACATCTGTTATTGCAATATGTGTCGGAACGCTGACCTATACGATCTTTCCGATAGGAAACCCTGAGCTCGTATCGGCTGTAGATGCAGAGGCGGCATCAGCAACTATCGCAAAGGGCGAATCTGTTACCGTATCCATAAAGGATACTCTGGTTGGTATCGTTCCGAGTGACGTAATAACGCCTTTTCAGAAGTCAGATATGCTCCAGATCATCTTCATGGCAGTACTTCTCGGAACTTCTGCGGCTGCACTTGCGATAAAAGTGCCATTGCTCCGTGATATAATAAGGGCATTGGATAAAGCCTTTTCAAAGATCACGGGAGGTATAGTGACCTTTATCCCTTTGATCGTTTTTTGCTCAATGGCCAAGATGATGATAAGTATGAACCTGACCAGCCTAAAGGATGTAATTGTCTGGATCCCGGTTGTTTATTTCGGAGATGCGCTTATGATATGTGTATATCTTCTGATCCTGCTTATTGTGGGAAGACTGAATCCGATCAGGTTCCTTGGAAACTATTATCCTGCCATGCTGTCAGGCTTTACACTTGCTTCCAGCAATGCGGCACTTCCTTCATCTATCAAGCAGTGTGAACGTATGGGTATTTCCGAAAAGGTATATGCTTTCTCGCTGCCGCTCGGAGCTACGATCAATATGGACGGAAGCTGCATTACCCTGATAATAACGGCACTTTATTTTGCCCGTATTTACGGACTGCCTGTTACAGCCAATATGCTGCTTTCCTTGTTTATTTCCATCATTGTGCTGTCAATGGGAAGTCCGGGAGTCCCCGGAGGCAATCTGGTATGTCTGACCCTGCTCGTCCCCCAGATAGGTGTCCCCGCCGAGGCAATAAGCCTTATAATGGGGCTCTATCCTGTGATAGGTATGATGCAGACTATGGCAAATGTGACCGGAGATGCAGTTGTAACGGCAGTTACTGCAAATAATGTTGGAATGCTTGATAAAGAAAAGTATAATAAGTAA
- a CDS encoding sigma-70 family RNA polymerase sigma factor encodes MEKKSFNEVYSENFSYIYNFIYMRIVHKETTEDLCSQTFLNALAHYDSYDVNKASVKTWLCTIARNLILNYLNSSAVKLAVPMPEDDNKAFSREDEYPVFNDPANREATRLLLLLNENDRKILSLRYGLELSISEIAAYYGITENAVRKRITKALGRCYKNTGGGMHISDLL; translated from the coding sequence TTGGAAAAAAAATCATTTAATGAAGTTTATAGTGAGAATTTTTCTTACATATACAATTTTATATATATGCGCATCGTACATAAGGAGACAACGGAAGATCTGTGCAGCCAGACTTTTCTGAATGCTCTCGCGCATTATGACAGCTACGACGTTAACAAGGCTTCTGTAAAGACATGGCTCTGTACCATCGCGAGAAATCTGATCCTTAATTACTTAAACAGCTCTGCTGTAAAGCTTGCAGTGCCCATGCCTGAGGATGATAACAAAGCATTTTCACGAGAGGATGAATATCCGGTATTTAACGATCCTGCAAACCGTGAAGCCACGCGGCTTTTGTTGCTCTTAAATGAAAATGACCGCAAAATCCTCTCTCTCCGCTATGGTCTGGAGCTCAGCATATCGGAAATTGCCGCCTATTACGGTATAACAGAAAACGCCGTCAGAAAAAGGATAACCAAGGCACTTGGCAGATGCTACAAGAATACCGGGGGGGGTATGCATATTTCAGATCTGCTTTGA
- a CDS encoding pilin, translating to MKKMMMQIAAKAKYCLTALSISFMYVMSGAVPVLADKKDSSPTEVASGTAPNFDNAAKPVIELINALVGPIISIVGAIGAVYCIILGVKLAKADEPQEREKAKMALKNAIVGFFLIFILIVVMRLMLPTLTKWVDDNSKTTTVTPGK from the coding sequence ATGAAAAAAATGATGATGCAGATTGCAGCGAAAGCAAAGTACTGCCTTACGGCTCTTTCGATATCATTTATGTATGTAATGTCGGGGGCAGTGCCGGTACTGGCTGATAAGAAAGATTCGTCCCCAACTGAAGTCGCTTCGGGTACAGCTCCGAATTTTGATAATGCTGCCAAGCCTGTAATAGAGCTCATAAATGCGCTTGTAGGCCCTATTATAAGTATTGTTGGAGCAATCGGAGCAGTTTACTGCATAATCCTTGGTGTAAAACTTGCCAAAGCTGATGAGCCGCAGGAGAGAGAAAAAGCAAAGATGGCATTGAAGAATGCTATTGTAGGATTTTTCCTTATCTTTATCCTGATAGTTGTAATGAGACTTATGCTTCCTACACTTACCAAATGGGTTGATGATAACTCAAAGACTACAACAGTAACACCGGGTAAATGA
- a CDS encoding STAS domain-containing protein, with protein MAERKVYKLCARVSATNAAEVSKELNEISGDGTIDLVIDFEENKFISSAGLRAILTVQKKMNKGGGSAVLINVSDAVKEIFEVTGYSRFLQIE; from the coding sequence ATGGCAGAAAGAAAGGTTTATAAGCTTTGTGCAAGAGTTAGTGCGACTAATGCCGCAGAGGTCAGTAAAGAACTTAATGAAATATCCGGGGACGGAACTATCGATCTTGTCATAGATTTTGAAGAGAATAAGTTCATAAGCTCGGCAGGTCTTCGTGCAATACTCACGGTGCAAAAGAAAATGAATAAAGGGGGAGGCAGTGCGGTCCTGATAAACGTCAGTGATGCCGTAAAGGAAATATTTGAAGTGACAGGATATTCCAGATTTTTGCAGATAGAATAG